ctCACTTCTGAAATTCTCATAAGTGAAGAATCATGAGCACAAGTGCAGTAtcagcaaagcaaaactgagcaaaatgtgtttttaatagcaAGACAAAGTAGAAGGGAGAAATCAGGGGATGCTTCTGCTAGAAATGTGCATACAGGCAACCACAGCCAGTGGAGCAGAAGGGCATTGCTTTAATGTGATGCTCAGCTTGCTCAATCAGTCCTTGTAAGAGCCAGCATGCACTGGTCTGTGCGGATGCTCATGTTACCCAGAGCTCATCAGTTTGGGACCTGGATGCTGACTGAGGCCGAGTGCTGTCAGACTCCTTGGCTCGGAGGATGCCGTTTTACAACATAGCTATATCAATCTATATTGGCTAGCTGCCACTGAAAGAATAATTACCCAGCCTTTCCCCATCCCTAACCTTTGCACACCGCatggttttcttctgtgcttacCACGAGCTGGTCTAGGGAGCTGAACAGGCAGAAAATGAGCCTGAAGCACCCTGCAGACAGGATGTATGACAGGGAGCACGGCTGAGGGTACAAGGGGTGGTTGGACCCTCTCTTGCAGAGTATCCGTGTGTCTGGTCATCTCTGCTGCACTGCTAGGCTGTGCTGTGAGTACCGCATAAGGCAGGATAAGGCAGACTGAAGACACAGCTTCATGCTGTTCTTCCTCCAGCAGAAGCTATAacctgatttatttctgtttgttcttcctCATAGCCAATCTCCAAAATTGTGCCCACTGAACCACGTGTGTGGCTGTGCCTGGAACCAGCTCTGGGGATAATCTAGGATAATCTAGGGAGGGAGCAGAAAGCTCCAACAAGTGTACTCCTGCCAGTGTGAAACACTAGTAAGGAAGAAAGCTAGGGCACACCAAGCTCATCATACCTGTTCCCCCAGAACACATTTGCAGAGCTTGGGCCTTCAGGAGTTGAGGTGAACACATACCCAAGGTGCTGCCAGAACtaataaagactttttcatGCCTCTCCTTATCCTTACAGAAGAGATCCATGGTCAAATCCAGCTTCCTAAAGGTTGCCCTCCTGAAAGCCATGAACATACCCCATTTTCTCTATATAGATTTCATATTCCAGGAAGACTTTATGTCTCATTTACTTTATATTAAGagtagaagaagaaaaccaaataaaaccaaaatgttgCTGAAAGAATATTAATTCCTGCTGTGGTGTGTAGAAAAAAGGTGATCAGCAGCTTGCCATTTTAGTGCAGAAATCACACGATACTGAATCTTTCCACCTAGCTTCAGTGTACAAATTCCACTGCACTGTGTATATATAACAAGCGAGCTTTTGTTTATCGATCAGGTGCTGCACATGTGGTGTTACTCAGCCCAGTTATCTGAAGGACTTTTACCAATATCTCAGTTATGGAAGCTGCAGACACCACAGTTATTGCCAATGATATGGATGTGAAAGTCTTCCTTACTCATACAGCTCCTTCCCATTCAATTATTTACCTACAAGAATGACTGATCATATTTCAGTCACAATAACAGGATATTAAGTTCCCCTCACAGGCAGGTTTGCTCTCTGTAAGTTATTAGAAACCAAAATCAAAACCGTTACTGAACTGGTCCTGAAAGTTATCATATCATTAATTTGATATTACTTCACAATTTATGCTCCCTGTTAATCCTAACGTTACTTGGTTTTTGCTCTATGAAACTGGTGCTGACACAGTAATTACAGCTACAAATAAATGGATACATAAATCAAGCTGAAGTAAGCAAGCAAGCTAGCAAGATACATGTTGTGACTTGCTATCTTGAGCcgttgaattgtttaataatCAATTTCCCTGGTCTTAGGTTTGCAGCTTCTTAGAGCAAATTATGTCCTCTTTTCTATCTTACAGTGTTTGGTGTCTTCTATTTCTGGCCCAGCCTAATGCTAAAATGCTGGTGTGAAAATATTactaaagaaaacacagctaGAATACAAAGAAAGACTTTAGCACCTGATATTGTCAAATGCAGAAAGCTAGGCAATAGCTTATCAGGTTCAAACAGAAATTTATTGCATGTTGTTAGAGATTTAAAAGCTGTAACTGCACTGCCAGAATGCCCAGCCCACTGCAACAGAAGGAACAAGAAACAGAGATTCCTTCAGTGCTTTCCTGCAGTCAGTTAATTTCCTGTAGTCAGACAATTTCCTGTTAGgagaactgaacacagttcaagtttgttcttttttttttttttttttttttttttaattccagtgaGCCGTACCTGGATAACAGAGGATGTTAGCACACTGCAATGAAATGTGTGGCCAGGAAAGCTGTACATTTTCAGTGGAATGTTGCAATACTTCTGGTGGTCACTAGATAGCACCAGTGCTTCCCCAATAAAGGGTGTAACTCCATTACTGAAATACAGCCCCTGAAATACAGCCCCAAATACCCAGTGCCCGGCTGCTGATCTGCCCCCAGGATTTGAATGTTGGGATGCTCTAGAAAGGCCAGTTATTGTCATTGTTTTTCCAGTGCATTCGACTGTGCTAATTTTGCCTtccaaaattattcaaaaaaataaaaaaaaatcaccttaaCTGTCTCACAGCACGATGTACAGGATGAAAAGACATCACTGCATGTCAACATCAGCTTCATTAGGGCTCAAGggatgtttttaataaattgcaatACAAACTTTTGTGgttttagagaaaatgaaaaaaaactgaatCAGATGTCCTCTGTAGGCTTGTCTTAATTGAACCCACAGAGGAAAATATCCCCAACCTTTTGCTGCTTAGAAACTTATtattttggagaggaaaaattCAAGGGGATGAATCTTGACTCGTGTTTTCTGAACATGAGATGTGCTTTTGGCTGCTTTTTGTCCTTGGGATACACTTATTGCCAGAGGCTGGCAGTACTGCTACACCACAATTAACTCAACCCCCATCTCTCTAACTTTAAATTTCTCCACCCCTTTTATATTATTATGCCTTTTAACTTAAAAGTTTGAGGATACTGGTATTTGGTTTGCATGAACAGCATTACAAGAGTTGATACCCAATTGAATAGCTACTGACATTTATGCTGTTACCCAGCAAAGAAAAGTTTAGCTGATAGCACCTTCTTACTCAGCAACTCTATCTTTCCCATTTCAGTGAGCATGCTTCAGGATGATGTGTTACTTCtgacagtaattaaaaaaaaataataaaaaaaatctttgtaatcTTTGTTTTAGTATATAAAGATGTACTTCAATTACATCTTAATTACATGGAAAATCCTTATGTAATTGCTCAGAGCTATTATTACTTAGCTAAGGATGGTACTTAATTActcaaattaatatttaacatgTGTTGTATGGGGGGGAGGTGGGCATGGTAAAAATGACTCAATGTACACTGAAATATagatgcaattttaaaatcCCCATTACCTAGAAATAGAGTTGCAGACCCAATCATCAATTAAATTTCAAACTTTAATGTCAGATTAATCAACTTCGGGGAATCTTAACACTGAGATCCTATCTTTGTCATTAGAGAATAGGATCCCAAGCTATTAACCAGGATTTATGCCCCCATGTGGTTATAACTACACacctttaagatgagaaaagtcCTGGGCAATCTGAACAGAGACTCTGTCCCTGCAGTGTCTTGCATTCAGACTTAATTCTGTGCATAAGATGactatttgaaataaataaaactgtttgcATGTTCGAATTTaacttcttaaaattatttgcagacCCAGAATCTATCAGATACAAGGGGCTTGGGAGTATATACCATGCAAAAATATTGTGAGTATTCTTGAAAAACACGCCATTATGCGGTCCTCTTTTGGCATTTGATATAGAATGCTGCAATTCTCAGCCTATTTACATTGGTATATCATCAAAAATAAAGTGGGTTTGATGATTTGATGGTAAGATCCTGATAATTACAGGCCCGTCAGTTTCACTTCACTGCCTGgcaaaattatggagaaaattattctggtagttattaaaaaacacctgaaggacaaTGTGGTCACTCGCCACAGCCAAGGCGGGTTCATGAGGGTAAGGTCCTGCTTaatgaacttaatttccttttatgacaaggtcacccacctagttgaccaagggaagccagttgatgtaatatttttgtattccagtaaagcttttgatactgtttctcacagtgtCCTtgctggacaaaatgtccagcatgcAGCTAGATAAAACATAATgagatgggtgaacaattggcgATTGGATCAGGCTCAAAGGGTTATaagtaaatggggttacatcagactggtggccagtcactagtggggtcccaCAGTGCTCCATCTGGGGGCCAGTTCTctgtaatgttttcataaatgagttggatgtaggactagaaggtgtaATTAGTAAGTTTCCAGATGACACTAaattgggaggagctgttgattACATcaagggtagagaggccttgcagagagatctggacaaactagagagctgggcaatcatcagcaatatgaagtttaacaagagcaagtgtcaGATTCTACACCTGGGAAAGGGCAACCCTGAGTATATGCACAGACTGGGGGGACaaaatgctggagagcagccctgtaaAAAGGGATCTAGGGGGGCTGGTTGATGGTGTTgaatgagtcagcagtgtgtcctggcagccaggagggccaagaACACCCTGGGCTGCATGGCATTGATGGATggtcccactctgctctgagCTTTCGAGGCCTCACCCTGAGTACAGTTTATAGTCTGGGGCATCAATATATAAGAAGGTTATAAAAGCATAAGAaggtgtccaaaggagggctacaaagatggcgaagggtctggagggcaagatgtatgaggagcggctgaggtccctgggtttgttcagcccagagcagagcaggctgaggggaggcctcatggcggcctgcagctccctcacgaggggagcagaggggcaggcgctgagctctgctctctggggacagcgacaggacccgaggggacggcatggagctgggacagggagggtcaggctgggggttagggaaaggttctgcacccagagggtggtcgggcactgggacaggctccccagggcagtggtcacagccccgagcctgctggagttccagaagcatttggacagtgctctcagacacatggtctgttttttggttggtcctgtgtggagccaggagttggactcagtgattcttgtgggtcccttccaattcaggatgctgtatgattctatgacttttaagctgtttaatttttcaaaatactcacttgaaattttttattcttgtaaaaTATAACTTTATAATGAATCTGtctaaaaaaatgcagttactaTTTCAGGTTGCTTTATCATATACTCATGTTGTCccctttcttaaaaacaaagcaacagaacTTATATTCTAAAGGATAAAAAATGTTACAATAGCAAAAGTtataagaataaaagaaaaacaatttttagaaAATCCAACTacctatgaagaaaataattcagcatttCACCTGGTATTTTATCACAAAAATGCCCAGCTCTATAAAGTCCAAGTTGCCCACTTGCACTCTTGCACCTGCCATTCTCTTCAAGAGATGTGCtttagctttctgttttttaatttaatttcgTTAAATTTGCTGTGGTGCTTGACTGTTGTGgatccctccctgcccctctcctctgcttttccctcaCTCTCTGCTGCCTGAGCCCTTGTTGAATGGTGGGTGCTGGAAAAAAGCAGAGATGGAGAGCTTAGAGAGGAGGTGGAGTGGTAGGGAAGAGAGGCCTGCCCTCACTGTGATTGAGAGGCTCAGTAAAGTCTCTCCCCCTGAAATACTGATGGATAACCTTGCAAGTGACCTGTCTAAATAACAGGCACTCCTGGCCGACTCTCTTTTTGGCACCTTACCTGCTTGTTGGCTTTCAGCACTGCTCTCAGGGTTGCTATCTGCTCCCGCTTGGTACTCAGGAGGGATTTCAGCTTCAGTATCTCTTCCATTAAGGCCTCCTTGTCTTTGTCAATCATGGGCGCCAGCTCCCGAGCTGCAGCACGCTGGCGCGACAGCTGCAGCGACCGATCTACAGCCTTCTGCAAGTGCTTGATTTGGTCCCTTATTATGGCATTGAGGTTGTAGATGTTCATCGGCTCTTTGCGAATGTCACTGGTATCGGAgacaggggaggaaggaggggctGTGATGACAGGGGAAATTGTAGGTGTTTTAGTTGGGCTCTGCTCCTTGCCAGGCTCCACAGCCTCTTTTGTCACCTGCTCGGTTGGGGTCCTGGCTTCTACGGGCGATGCCATTCCCCTTCTGGCAAGCCGCGGGGAAAGGAGACCTCGAGGGTCATCTGGTCCTTTCAGGCTGCCGCTGCGGGTGACTCTGCTTTGCCTGTAATAGTCCAACATAACCCTGTTTGGTGTCTCGTTGTTGCACAGGCAGACATGATGGTAGAGCTGAGCCAGTTCCTCACTAAATGTCACCAACTCATCCTGGGCGGTGTTGAGGGTATTGTGGTTTTCATTCGCTATGCTTGTCATCCTTTGTAATTCCTTTTCCATGTGGACCattttttcctggctttcctTGGTCGACTTCTCCAGGGTTGTCACCTGTTCATCATATGTCTGGATTCTGCTCTCATACTTGGCCTTCTCTTCAGTGTAGTTTTCCACGTATTTATTATACTTCTCCTTTAAGgctttgatttctgctttaaGGTCTATCACCTCTGTAACAGCTACTTTGTATTTACATTCTAGAATCTCCAAGCCATTGATGTCCACCTCATAGTCATGTGCTTCCTCGCCAGAATCTCGGCCCTTCTCACAGTCATGCTCTGCTTTTAGCTCCTTGTTGCTTTGCAGCCCCCTCATGGCATTGACGTGTTCCGTGAGCCTGTGGACTCGCTCATGTTGCTCAGTCAGGGCTCCCTTCGTGTGCTCCAGCTGCGTCTGAGACTCTTGTAGGTTGGCCAGGAGAATGgccttctctctctccacctGCAACAGAGTCAAAGTTAGACACCTGGCACCTGATCCCACCCATGCTTTTCTGCTGAACACCAAACTCTGCCAATCATGTTCACCACTTCCACTCTCCAATTCTGCAGATGCAACCTGAGGGCTTCCAAAAGATTATACTCATATAACCCTAATccataaaattaaatcaaagaGATACATGCCACTTGTACAGGATTATGAAGTCCCCGCTTCTGCTGCCATATGCAGGATCTCACACATTGCCCACTGAAGAATTAGTGCCCAAGCACTAAGTGCATAGTTAGCTAGCGTGATGATACTGGATTTATCAAGACATATGTTCCCTGAATTTTAATAGGCATAACTGCATCACTGTCAACTATAACATGTTACACTGATACATACACATTTCCCAGTGGAGTTTAAATTCACATTTCCTGTGAATAGCTTTACCATCCTccacaatttttatttacatctttGGACCGTTGCAAATTTTCATAAAGGAAGGCTTGATTACTGAATGCAAAAACAGTAAACAAATGGCTGTATACATTTCTCAGATTAGATCAAATAACCCACCATGTGTGAATACAACACAGATCAGGAGCCTGAGCACATGAAGCTCCTAGGATGTCCCATCCCCAGCACttcaaggaaagcaaaatcCATCCTTCTAAGGATAATGCAGAAAAAGTGGAATTTGCAGTATAATTAACAAACCACTGGTTCTGACCTATTAAGTTCCTTTCTGAACAGCCACCGAGAAACATGGTTGTTGAAAAGTGGAAGAGGTCCTAGAGGACTCTTGAAGTTTTAAAGCACAGCAtcttaaaacaagcaaacaagaaaaatctacCTGCTCAGATATTCACTGCTCATAACACCCTTGAATGGTTCTCATTTCAAATTTTTGTGTAATGTTccaacttttcttctttgccttcaTCCTATTCTGAGCTGTGAATTgggaagcagaggaaggcaTGGGGACAAGGCATGATTCTCACTCTCATGGTCTTTGCAGCAGGATCTGGAGCCTATCAGGCTGACTGCTCTTACTCTCCCTCTGCTGCAGTATCTCAGCCTGGTATTTACACGTGCAAAGACATGTTCCACACTCCCACTGTGCGTGGCTGAATTACTAATTCAGAGAATTCAAAGCTGTCAGTTCTGAAAGACCCTTCAAAAAAGCATTGCCTTCCCTATCAGCATCCCCCCAGGTAGTGTTTGGAAGAGTCAAAGCAGCCACCATGAAACTcactgatggaaaagaaaagctttttagaGACTTGGAGCTTATTAATGTTGTCTCACAAAATGTCTGAAGCAGCGGTTCAGACTTTTGTTATCTCATAATGGGGCTTTTGAGCAGTAGCTGCTGCTCAGAAATACTAAGGTACTAAGGCATATGATGATCTCCTGGCTTTACAGAAAGGCTTTCAAAACATTGCCTCAATTATAACTTGCAATTGATTGCAGCAAAGACCAtgagattaaaaatagaagccatgttaaaaacatgtaaataGTCTGCCTAGTTTTCTTGTATGCAGCTGACTGATTactcaagaagaaaaaaacatcattatttTATGACCCAAGTAGAATCTGTCTCCTTAAACATAGGAAGCTCCATTTAGGCACGACGTAGCCTGTGCTGTAATGCAGAAGAGGACAGCTGAATGCAATGAGTATACCAGTACAACTGTTCCCCAGTTGCCATCCCAGTCTGCCTTTAGCCTGTCCTGCAGCTCACCACTGGTGTCATCCCACTCTTGTTGAGCATCTGGTTTActgagagaaaacacaaaacagcagaatCCTCCCTACTACCAACCCATCTTCTTAAAAGGTGATGGCTCTCTGTGCAGATTTCCCTGCCTGGTCTATCCTGGGGACCAACACAGAGCTaccagcaaaagcattttcattatcTTCCCTATGAATTTTCCACTGAGTAGCCTGCCTGAGGTCTGCTCTCCCTGGCTGCTCTCCCTCAGCTGAACTCTAGTTGCTACCACCTGGCACAGCAGGCTGAAGTGTTAATTACATTATCCTCACCAGCTACTGGaggtatttatttcttcagcctGGTAAGGTGAGATGTACATGAGCTTCTGGTAATTTAAAGGACCACCTCGCCTTATGGTGAGACATGTGGATAACGATGCACACAGCAAAGATAGTTGGCTTTTTGAAGTATATATGCCCGCATGTGTGGGTATGTTCACATGGAAGCAATTAACAGTGGATTCCAACAGTGTAAAAATTAACAGCCAAAGAGTTTTTccctacattaaaaaaaaaaacaaaaaaacttgatGCTAAAGAAGTACTGTGTTTCAGTGTCTGCTTAAATTTATCAGACAGAATCCTACCAGATTATTGACCTCAGCTGTCATATTctacaatgaagaaaaactgcaaCAGATCTAATAGGGATCTTTACgatcatttttctgctgaactTAAATGGGATCTGGAAACAAATGCTTCTCTCAAATAGAAAGGATTATTTCTagagaaaacatgcaaatttaAAGCCCATACACCCTTCTGTACAGTaggtaaaatgaaatacatggATCTACTGAATTTTACTCATTCTAGTCCAGTAATTATGGATGACATTAATCCACTTCTGTTTGAAGATAAATACGTGCTCCTACTTCCAAGGATAAAAAACGAAGCTCCAACTGAGCCCACAGTGCACCTTCTGAATATTAACAGCTCTGCTGTTTCTAAGGACAGTAGTTATATTTATTGTTCTAGACAATagtctttttttccacacagaacAAACATTTGGGTATAGGCTGTTCTTCttccatctgttttctgtttgtttttgttttgttttgcttttgtgattAAATTAGTAGCTGTGGAAAGGATTCTTGTCAtcatcttaaaatgaaaataaaagcaattcaaAAGCATTTGTACCCATTTTGATGTgtatccttccttcctttcaaagATTTCAGTTTGAGCAGTTTTCCTTCTCAATTTGTTTTATAGTTTGCAGTCATGGAAGCCAATTATAGCATTACTatttaacctttttcttttttctttttttttttttttgtttaaaaacataacGTTTGAAAACATGTATCAGTGACCAATTCCTGGTGAGGCtggaataaatgaaaagtaCACATTTCAAGAACCATCATTTTTGCCAGAGAGTaagaggcagctggaggagtGTCAGAACCTGGGCTGATtgacactttttctttttttaaaagaaagcttaaTCTAAGTTCTATAATGTTGGCCTTGGGAAtagggaaagcagcaggaagagaggAGTCCTAGGCTTTAAAACCGGGATGGATAATTCTTCCCACTGGACAAGAAACGCGTCCTATAGACATGAAAATGCTTCCTAAAGAGAGGGTCAGTTCCTTCAGCAGCAGTCATAGTAGAAACCTCGTCTGAGTGAAGAAGAGGAGCATGTACCAAGTATCTAGATATGACAGTATGAACACCACATGGCAAAGATGCTGCTGAGGAGGAAAAATCCAATTTTGCTGAAGAATTACCTTTTGTCAGCTTGAACCCAATTAAATCTCCCTCTTACCATGAGGAAAAACTTTTGATGGAATTTTTCACAGTTAATTTGTGTGACCCAAGGTGAGCTGATACAATGAAACAGAGGAGATGATTGCTTTAAAAAGTGTACACATCAGCAGTTTGTAGTAAGCCTTCACAGTTTCTAAAGAAATCAGGTTTCCAGCTAGGTATAGTCTCATTTTTTCAAACCTTCACTAGAATACTGAACAACAATGGAGGCTATTTCCATGAGCTGCTGGGGCCCAAAGAAGCCACTCTGACCAAAAAATGGTTAGATCTATCTTCTAGGGTCCTTCTAGAGTCCTAGGATGGACAGCTAGTGGCTAGTGACTGTCAGAAGGCTGACTCTTTGTTTACGAAGCGTAAAAGAAGTAAGTAATGTTAAAATCAGAGATGATAAAAACATTTGCAGTATCTTTCAAGCAGAAGTTTGCTGACTCAAAAAgcttaatatttaatataatcaAGAAAAGACTTAGCCAAACAACCcgtctttttaaataaacagttaAGCCGTATATTAAAATACGAACATATCAAAGCATGTTTTTTGGAAGTTgggtattttttcttaacatcaTATCTCTGAATAAAATCACAACTTGCATATAATATGTATATGGAAGCAAAATATACATGTTGTTTCTATCTTAATACTGGAAGAGTCTCTGCCagaatttttcacagaaataaaattccaaatttcaagcttttccagttaaaatatgtatgttctGCATCAAAGTTACCCGCATTAGATGTCATTAACATTTTCCTTGTCATAGCTCAAATGAAAACTTCCCATGGTGAGTTTGGTGATTAAGTAAGACAACACTTCAGCTAATACAGGACAAACTCATAGGGATTTATTGTTCTCCAGCAAGAGCTGAAAATTGGGTTTGCTCAGCTTTACCGCAAATCACCTTTTACGTGCTGGATGTTTCTTTGAAGGTGCCAAAACCTTTCAAGCTCTTTTGGCAGAGCTGATGCTCAACAGCTTGGACAGAGGGACCCCTTCACTATACTCCTTTCTAAGATAATGTCAGCTCTGGGCTATCAGCTTGAGTTTTAATTTGTGTCACACCCCAAGCTCCTATTCTGGTTATGCCTGGGCTGAGCCCAgataacttgaaaataaatgatcaaCATGCACTCACCTACGCATCTGCTGGGACCGCCCACATGGACAAGACCATTGCATGACACCTCAGATGCTCTGAGTACACAGGTATTCTTCTCCCCTTTTGTTATCTCCTGATTGCATGCTAAGTTTAATGGCAAAAAACCCTCTGACTTGCAAGGATCATAATCAAATCTATCTGcatttccccctccttttttttcctggataatTTTGGTCATGCTGAAGAGGATTTTATTCTACTTGAAACCTCAGGGGTATTTCCCATTATTAAACCAGGAAAAGAGAATCTAGCCACCTGCAACTACAGTAACTAAGTCCCTTTCTACTCTTCCCAGTAAACATCAGCTCAGATGATGCTGACTTTGCACAGACAGCTATTCCGTCCTCTAAGGTAATTTCTGGCAAAATCTGAATATGGAGAAACACTGAAGTAGAAATACATGGTCAAGAACAACACTGAGGGAAGTTGAGGTCAATGCAAAAACTGGCACCAGGGTCCATATGATGCGTGACCACAAGTTTTAGAACATTCAATTAAACTCTTACCTGCATGAGTTGCTGCttcagtttctgtatttctgatatGTTGAGTTCACTGAAGAGGTCGGAGACGGGGTGCAGAGATTCTCCTTTCCTACCCGTGGGAGTTCGGTAGTCACCATTGAGTTTCACAAGAGGCCCATGGATATGTCCGTTCATTTTGTCATCATTGTTGGGCTCACTCGCATCCTCTGCAAACTTTAATCCATCTACTGATATATTAATATGGTTATTATACATACTATCATTGAGGTTGATATACTGGGAGAGTTCCTTTCTCAGATTGTTCTTTTgctccctttcattttttaaagtttccaaGGCTTCCTCCAGCTGATGCTCTGCAATCTCCTTCAGCCGGATGGCATCTTCTAGCTGACTGTTAAGCAACACTGTCTCCTCCTCAAATCGTTTAATCTCATGCTTTAAGCCTTCGTATTCAACCTGAATTAGACAAGACAAAGAACATTCATAATACTAAAACTTGAGTCATGAAAACCTGCCATTTTTTAGCCCTATTGAAATAGgtactacagaaaataaaatgttaaataccAGGCATTGCCTGCAGCTGCAAAGAAATGTCTGTACAGAAAATGCAAGTGGAGCTTTCTTCGTTGAAGACCCCACTGCGTACTTTTTACAGCAGGtgagaaacaggaaatattacactttttcccaaataacttatgacaataaaaaatgtattttatggaaagaaatatgtttAGTAGCAGGTGTGCCGGTAACCATATATTTATTATGAATTACCATTAGCAATGTTGGTATATCATGGTACATATAGGTCTCAGATTGATATAGTCTGATTTATTAATTACAAATATTCTGAAGATTACTTCCTATCTAAATTCTTACCAGATGTAGAGTCACTTAGGCATGGTTACTCTAAAGTACCTTGGTGTCTTAGGAGTGGTCAAAAATGTTGATGGTCAAGAAACTGCAGGAGAGCCTCAACTCTTCTCTGTGTTACGTGATCTTCTCCTTTAttcagaaagcatttaattttaaaaactggaCATCAAGCTATTCATACAATCACTTTAAACTCTGAGGTGCTTAAACTATAGCTCATTCAGCCA
The nucleotide sequence above comes from Oxyura jamaicensis isolate SHBP4307 breed ruddy duck chromosome 1, BPBGC_Ojam_1.0, whole genome shotgun sequence. Encoded proteins:
- the BICD1 gene encoding protein bicaudal D homolog 1 isoform X3, with protein sequence MAAEEVLQGADHYKSEIERLTRELSETTHEKIQAAEYGLVVLEEKLTLKQQYDELEAEYDGLKQELEQLKEAFGQSFSIHRKVAEDGETREETLLQESASKEAYYLGKILEMQNELKQSRAVVTNVQAENERLTAVVQDLKENNEMVELQRIRMKDEIREYKFREARLLQDYTELEEENITLQKLVSTLKQNQYYECSLSCLIQVEYEGLKHEIKRFEEETVLLNSQLEDAIRLKEIAEHQLEEALETLKNEREQKNNLRKELSQYINLNDSMYNNHINISVDGLKFAEDASEPNNDDKMNGHIHGPLVKLNGDYRTPTGRKGESLHPVSDLFSELNISEIQKLKQQLMQVEREKAILLANLQESQTQLEHTKGALTEQHERVHRLTEHVNAMRGLQSNKELKAEHDCEKGRDSGEEAHDYEVDINGLEILECKYKVAVTEVIDLKAEIKALKEKYNKYVENYTEEKAKYESRIQTYDEQVTTLEKSTKESQEKMVHMEKELQRMTSIANENHNTLNTAQDELVTFSEELAQLYHHVCLCNNETPNRVMLDYYRQSRVTRSGSLKGPDDPRGLLSPRLARRGMASPVEARTPTEQVTKEAVEPGKEQSPTKTPTISPVITAPPSSPVSDTSDIRKEPMNIYNLNAIIRDQIKHLQKAVDRSLQLSRQRAAARELAPMIDKDKEALMEEILKLKSLLSTKREQIATLRAVLKANKQTAEVALANLKNKYENEKAMVTETMTKLRNELKALKEDAATFSSLRAMFATRCDEYVTQLDEMQRQLAAAEDEKKTLNSLLRMAIQQKLALTQRLEDLEFDHEQSRRSKGKLGKSKIGSPKVSEEASATVPTIDTFLLHSQGPQQPNLLVSSGTQRKRLFSPSLCDQSHPRTSGTYLQKLLRAPPHPASTESYLLRGPPSMSEFIHGHRLSKEKRLTVATPDCQQPAASIPPHGSQLARGPDCQTVRECPSALPEEQPHSSSQCAPLNCLSKPPPYP
- the BICD1 gene encoding protein bicaudal D homolog 1 isoform X14; amino-acid sequence: MAAEEVLQGADHYKSEIERLTRELSETTHEKIQAAEYGLVVLEEKLTLKQQYDELEAEYDGLKQELEQLKEAFGQSFSIHRKVAEDGETREETLLQESASKEAYYLGKILEMQNELKQSRAVVTNVQAENERLTAVVQDLKENNEMVELQRIRMKDEIREYKFREARLLQDYTELEEENITLQKLVSTLKQNQVEYEGLKHEIKRFEEETVLLNSQLEDAIRLKEIAEHQLEEALETLKNEREQKNNLRKELSQYINLNDSMYNNHINISVDGLKFAEDASEPNNDDKMNGHIHGPLVKLNGDYRTPTGRKGESLHPVSDLFSELNISEIQKLKQQLMQVEREKAILLANLQESQTQLEHTKGALTEQHERVHRLTEHVNAMRGLQSNKELKAEHDCEKGRDSGEEAHDYEVDINGLEILECKYKVAVTEVIDLKAEIKALKEKYNKYVENYTEEKAKYESRIQTYDEQVTTLEKSTKESQEKMVHMEKELQRMTSIANENHNTLNTAQDELVTFSEELAQLYHHVCLCNNETPNRVMLDYYRQSRVTRSGSLKGPDDPRGLLSPRLARRGMASPVEARTPTEQVTKEAVEPGKEQSPTKTPTISPVITAPPSSPVSDTSDIRKEPMNIYNLNAIIRDQIKHLQKAVDRSLQLSRQRAAARELAPMIDKDKEALMEEILKLKSLLSTKREQIATLRAVLKANKQTAEVALANLKNKYENEKAMVTETMTKLRNELKALKEDAATFSSLRAMFATRCDEYVTQLDEMQRQLAAAEDEKKTLNSLLRMAIQQKLALTQRLEDLEFDHEQSRRSKGKLGKSKIGSPKFLVDCQQPAASIPPHGSQLARGPDCQTVSPSALPEEQPHSSSQCAPLNCLSKPPPYP